The segment GGATGGGTAACTTTAAGAAGTCCAATCAGTTTAGCTGAACTATTAAGGAGACCGGAAACTTCCTATTTTGATTTGAAACTTTTTGATAAGAGAAGTGATGAGGTTCCGTTGGAGGTAGCTGAACAGGTGGAAATTCAAATTAAATATGAAGGATATATCAAACACCAGGAACAAGAGATAGAAAAGTTTAAAAAGATGGAGAATAGAAAAATTCCTGCAAAAATTAATTATCAGGAAATTGTTGGTTTATCTAATGAAGCCAGGGAGAAATTGTCT is part of the bacterium genome and harbors:
- a CDS encoding tRNA uridine-5-carboxymethylaminomethyl(34) synthesis enzyme MnmG, which gives rise to EKAYTIGLIGEGRYREVEAKKRAIENEIARLKEVKIFPDSRTNKKFSELGWVTLRSPISLAELLRRPETSYFDLKLFDKRSDEVPLEVAEQVEIQIKYEGYIKHQEQEIEKFKKMENRKIPAKINYQEIVGLSNEAREKLSKIRPDSLGQASRISGVTPAAIAILMVHMKRM